In Plodia interpunctella isolate USDA-ARS_2022_Savannah chromosome 19, ilPloInte3.2, whole genome shotgun sequence, a genomic segment contains:
- the LOC128678162 gene encoding PIN2/TERF1-interacting telomerase inhibitor 1 → MSMLAGPRRKQKVINLRAKNNAWSNDSSKFGQRMLEKMGWTTGKGLGANENGIVEHVVARYKNDEKGLGFEDKNDQWTKHEDDFNALLANLSNDDASVEKLHSGISLEVKSKKSKARVHYHKFTRGKDLTRYSEKDLANIFGKKSLKSEEKTEKIILKDVKHMKETEQVFTEKGSMEDYFKSKLAAFKSKSTLLFNKNVIKDEDENAEYVFLGFSTNCDEPEQNIKMSEYEQFSFYSSNTDNSNLRLGETNEQSCEHDGKVKKKKKKSKELESNITDVSEGVINLNNRSEADNCNILVSEKKTKRKFKHEDMETEEVLLEITEEIVPLKKSKINSEYPTEIQEENIPKKKKKNKKNKSLVTEIIQENAETDVIEENADDTCSLVTKKKKKKKNKYEE, encoded by the exons atgtcTATGTTAGCGGGACCTCGTCggaaacaaaaagtaattaatctGCGTGCGAAAAATAATGCATGGAGCAATGATAGCAGTAAGTTCGGCCAGCGAATGTTGGAAAAGATGGGGTGGACCACTGGCAAGGGGTTAGGTGCTAATGAAAATGGTATTGTGGAGCATGTTGTGGCCAGGTACAAGAACGATGAGAAAGGACTTGGTTTTGAGGATAAAAACGATCAGTGGACTAAGCACGAAGACGATTTCAATGCTTTGTTAGCGAATTTATCCAACG ATGATGCAAGTGTAGAAAAACTACATAGTGGTATATCATTAGAAGTGAAATCAAAGAAAAGTAAAGCAAGGGTCCACTATCACAAGTTTACACGAGGCAAAGATCTTACCCGCTACAGTGAAAAGGATTTGGCTAACATTTTTGGCAAAAAGAGCCTGAAGAGTGAAGAGAAAACCGAAAAAATTATTCTAAAGGATGTAAAACACATGAAAGAGACAGAACAAGTATTCACAGAGAAAGGTAGCATGGAAGATTATTTCAAAAGCAAACTTGCGGCTTTTAAGTCAAAGAGTacattattattcaataaaaatgtcattaaagATGAAGATGAAAATGCAGAGTATGTTTTTTTGGGATTTTCTACAAACTGTGATGAACctgaacaaaacataaaaatgtctgAATATGagcaattttctttttatagttCAAATACAGATAATTCAAATCTTAGATTAGGAGAAACAAATGAACAATCTTGTGAACATGATGGaaaggttaaaaaaaagaagaaaaagtcgAAAGAGTTAGAATCTAATATTACCGATGTATCAGAAGGAGTTATAAACTTGAATAATCGGAGTGAAGCAgacaattgtaatattttagttagtgAAAAGAAGACAAAGAGGAAATTCAAACATGAAGACATGGAAACTGAAGAGGTTCTTTTAGAGATTACAGAAGAAATAGtgcctttaaaaaaaagtaagattAATTCTGAATATCCTACTGAAAttcaagaagaaaatattcccaaaaagaaaaagaagaacaagaaaaataagtcACTGGTAACGGAAATAATTCAAGAGAATGCAGAAACGGATGTAATTGAAGAGAATGCTGATGATACTTGCAGTCTTGTAactaaaaagaagaaaaaaaagaaaaataaatatgaagagTAA
- the LOC128678165 gene encoding uncharacterized protein LOC128678165, producing MVIQEDNEMPLEQSSRKNNDFKVIRHEMKMELLKNELQQNLRHKRKKIKQNLNMVSEDLRQEKSSCDENSDNVDKYSETDLEELRSIYKKCKSIIKKMESKYGHLLGVDSSEQQSELKNQESEKCTCALNKKIVFDDDGTEITQEPNFTRHICPKKLKVKHNLTETNTLQIEYEIPDTLPEDLLSLSHLLRDPGLETTVRNKIINKIRLIKQEYTNEVKFNKHAIIEKIKLNPDEMIDFHGTNLSSLPGYTL from the coding sequence ATGGTTATTCAAGAAGACAACGAAATGCCTTTGGAACAGTCATCCAGGAAAAATAACGATTTTAAGGTTATCAGACATGAAATGAAGATGgaactattaaaaaatgagTTACAACAGAATTTAAGGcacaaaagaaagaaaattaaacaaaacctAAATATGGTAAGTGAAGATTTACGGCAAGAAAAGTCAAGTTGCGATGAAAACTCTGACAATGTTGACAAATACAGCGAAACTGATTTAGAAGAATTGAGGTCAATTTACAAGAAATGCaagtcaataataaaaaaaatggaaagtAAATATGGTCATTTACTAGGCGTCGATAGTTCAGAACAACAAAGCGAGTTAAAAAACCAAGAAAGTGAAAAATGTACATGTGCGCTAAACAAAAAGATTGTCTTTGATGACGATGGTACAGAAATAACTCAGGAGCCAAATTTTACACGTCACATATGCCCTAAGAAATTAAAggttaaacataatttaacagAGACTAATACACTACAAATAGAATATGAAATTCCAGATACTTTACCTGAAGATTTGCTGAGCTTATCACATTTATTGCGGGATCCAGGTCTAGAGACAACAGTCcggaacaaaattataaacaagatAAGATTAATCAAGCAGGAATATACAAATGaagtgaaatttaataaacatgctattattgagaaaattaaattgaatccTGATGAAATGATTGATTTTCATGGAACAAACTTGTCTAGTTTACCAGGATATACTTTAtag